A single Bacteroidota bacterium DNA region contains:
- a CDS encoding J domain-containing protein gives MEYKDYYRILGVGKDASQDEIKKAYRKLALKYHPDKNQGNQASEEKFKEISEAYEVLGKPENRKKYDELGMNWKQYEQAGAYGYEGPYGGASSGKGARYASYDDFFGGSGGFSDFFEAFFGGGFRGAGQERRQTWASPGSDYEASVSITLQQAYYGTSAVLQLGDEKLRINIKPGARDGQVLRVRGKGGQGSGGGESGNLYLKIQVVPMDGFERKGNDLYVGHDIDLYTAVLGGKITIKTLEGAVSTTIPKGTQNGKTLRFKGKGMPVYSQPGIFGDLYVRLNVHIPTGLSEKETTLFQELKNLR, from the coding sequence ATGGAATATAAGGATTATTACAGGATATTGGGTGTCGGTAAGGATGCTTCTCAGGATGAAATCAAGAAAGCATACCGAAAGCTGGCTTTGAAATACCATCCAGATAAAAATCAGGGAAATCAAGCTTCTGAGGAAAAGTTTAAAGAGATATCGGAAGCCTATGAGGTGTTGGGAAAGCCAGAAAACAGGAAGAAGTATGATGAGCTTGGCATGAACTGGAAGCAGTACGAGCAGGCAGGTGCTTACGGCTATGAAGGACCCTATGGGGGAGCTTCGTCAGGAAAGGGAGCGCGTTATGCCAGCTATGATGACTTTTTCGGCGGTAGTGGAGGTTTTTCAGATTTTTTCGAAGCTTTTTTTGGTGGAGGATTCAGGGGGGCAGGTCAGGAACGCAGGCAAACCTGGGCCAGTCCGGGCTCCGATTATGAGGCTTCTGTGAGCATTACTTTACAACAGGCTTATTATGGTACATCTGCAGTATTGCAGTTGGGTGATGAAAAGTTGAGGATCAATATAAAACCCGGAGCAAGAGATGGGCAGGTGCTTCGGGTCAGGGGTAAAGGCGGTCAGGGTAGCGGTGGTGGCGAAAGCGGAAACCTTTACCTGAAAATCCAGGTAGTACCCATGGATGGCTTTGAACGAAAAGGTAACGACCTTTATGTTGGTCATGATATTGACCTATATACAGCAGTCCTGGGTGGAAAAATTACGATAAAAACATTGGAAGGAGCGGTTAGCACAACCATTCCAAAAGGAACGCAAAATGGCAAAACACTACGCTTTAAGGGTAAGGGTATGCCTGTTTATAGCCAACCGGGCATTTTTGGCGACCTGTATGTCAGGCTGAATGTCCATATTCCTACCGGATTGAGCGAAAAAGAAACCACGTTATTTCAGGAACTAAAAAATTTAAGATAA
- a CDS encoding PspC domain-containing protein: MTDRKGLYRSRRNSIIGGVAGGIAEALDIDPVIIRVIFVLLVFAGGGGGILYLILWIVLPLDPEYDNNFKNSQTMNNSFNEDPVKKEPDPWSKPKNDGTLIAGLILIALGIIFLIIRFVPRIDFGDLWPVILLVAGIALIWSSFSKQKKV, encoded by the coding sequence ATGACAGACAGAAAAGGACTATACAGGAGCAGGCGCAACAGCATTATTGGAGGTGTTGCCGGAGGTATTGCGGAAGCGCTTGACATTGATCCCGTCATCATCCGTGTAATTTTTGTGCTATTGGTATTCGCCGGTGGGGGAGGCGGGATTCTTTATCTGATTTTATGGATCGTGCTACCGCTCGACCCAGAGTATGATAATAACTTTAAAAATTCACAAACCATGAACAATTCATTCAATGAAGATCCTGTGAAAAAAGAACCGGATCCCTGGTCAAAACCTAAAAACGATGGCACCCTGATAGCAGGATTGATCCTGATTGCACTGGGTATTATTTTTCTTATTATCCGCTTTGTTCCCAGAATAGATTTTGGTGATCTGTGGCCGGTAATATTGCTGGTAGCAGGAATAGCCCTGATCTGGTCAAGTTTTTCAAAACAAAAAAAGGTCTAA
- a CDS encoding DUF393 domain-containing protein — MQERILIYDGVCNLCNASVRFILKHDKKMRIQFISYQSDELNKYVPDDFHGFQAIRSVAYIRNGRIYAKSYAVLMVLWDLGAWFRLTSVFFLVPPFLLNPVYRLIASNRYRWFGRTDSCQVIPEIWKDRFLD; from the coding sequence ATGCAGGAAAGAATTTTGATTTACGACGGAGTATGCAATTTGTGCAATGCATCGGTGCGATTTATCCTGAAACATGATAAGAAAATGAGAATACAGTTTATTAGTTATCAATCCGACGAACTCAATAAATATGTGCCGGATGATTTTCACGGGTTTCAGGCAATACGTTCTGTGGCATACATAAGAAATGGAAGGATTTACGCGAAATCTTATGCTGTCCTGATGGTTTTGTGGGATCTGGGGGCATGGTTCAGGCTTACCTCCGTATTCTTTCTGGTGCCCCCTTTTCTTCTAAATCCTGTTTACCGGCTGATTGCTTCTAACCGTTACCGTTGGTTTGGCCGGACAGATTCGTGTCAGGTTATTCCGGAAATTTGGAAAGATCGCTTCCTGGATTAA